One genomic window of Streptomonospora nanhaiensis includes the following:
- a CDS encoding DUF1266 domain-containing protein has translation MRRQGLGLKADPYGPFHGPLAHGYACGVHIAVMNGAPWNSETGCTCCTPEEKRGDLSRDWGIEGPDDWRGQAETLLDDRGSNPVAGTLLALRRQAAQYLNGRPVDPGTWRSAIGDWCRHNGIDTGTYQQLVGLAGMILDYEKRFVADGLLPPGGYVTAIQAWDFGRGANMARWGVQCGYTVLQTAQWYVVRAGEQARRHYASWADFSAGYVLGRCLHFDNGEFGPRYTEPLEVHHVMMSHPQSPWLNLPFHL, from the coding sequence GTGCGGCGCCAGGGACTGGGGCTGAAGGCGGATCCCTACGGGCCGTTCCACGGCCCTCTCGCCCACGGCTACGCGTGCGGCGTGCACATCGCCGTGATGAACGGCGCGCCCTGGAACAGCGAGACCGGCTGCACCTGCTGCACGCCCGAGGAGAAGCGCGGCGACCTGAGCCGCGACTGGGGCATCGAGGGCCCCGACGACTGGCGCGGCCAGGCCGAGACCCTGCTCGACGACCGGGGCAGCAACCCGGTGGCCGGCACCCTGCTGGCGCTGCGCCGCCAGGCCGCCCAGTACCTCAACGGCCGCCCGGTCGACCCCGGCACCTGGCGCAGCGCCATCGGGGACTGGTGCCGGCACAACGGCATCGACACCGGCACCTACCAGCAGCTGGTGGGCCTGGCGGGCATGATCCTGGACTACGAGAAGCGGTTCGTCGCCGACGGCCTGCTGCCGCCCGGCGGGTACGTCACCGCCATCCAGGCGTGGGACTTCGGCCGCGGCGCCAACATGGCGCGCTGGGGCGTGCAGTGCGGCTACACCGTGCTCCAGACCGCGCAGTGGTACGTGGTGCGGGCCGGCGAGCAGGCGCGGCGCCACTACGCGTCGTGGGCCGACTTCTCGGCGGGCTACGTGCTGGGCCGCTGCCTGCACTTCGACAACGGCGAGTTCGGCCCCCGCTACACCGAGCCGCTGGAGGTGCACCACGTGATGATGTCGCACCCGCAGAGCCCCTGGCTGAACCTGCCCTTCCACCTCTGA